The Fibrobacter sp. genome contains the following window.
CCCTAATATGATATTCCAAAACTTATATTTAGTGCATGGGAAAACGAGATTTCAGAAAACTTACTTCTGAAGCGCAGCTTGAAATAAAAAAGGCTGCGATCAAAATGGTAAAAGCTGGCCAATCTCAAGAATATGTCGCCAATTTTTTTGAAATTAATCGGAAGACATTGTACACATGGCTCAAACAATTTGAGGAAAAAGGACCTCAAGGACTTAAGTACCTGACCCGCGGTCGTCGATATGGCGAACAGCGTATTTTGACTGTAGATCAGGAAAAGCAGATTCAGCGTATGATAACTGATAAATGCCCTGAGCAGTTGAAACTTCCATTTGCCTTGTGGACAAGAAAAGCCGTGCAAGAGTTGATTGAGAGTCAATTTGAAATTCTCTTGCCGATACGAACAATTGGTGAATACTTGAAGCGTTGGGGATTTACTCCGCAAAAACCTTTGCGAAGAGCATATGAACAAAAGCCGCAAGCGGTAAAGCAGTGGCTTGATAAAGAGTATCCTGCGATAAAGAAACGAGCGAAGGCTGAAAAAGCAGAAATCTACTGGGGAGATGAAACTGGCTTGTCCAGTGAAGATAATCGTGGACGAGGGTATTCTCCTGTTGAGAAAACACCTGTTCGGTATACTACAGGTGCTCAATTCTCTACAAGCATGATCTCTGCTATAGCCAACCAGGGACAACTTCGTTTTATGATTTATAAGGGTGGGCTCAATATCGATATATTCCTTTCTTTTCTGAAGCGTCTTATTAAGGATGCGCATAAAAAGGTTTTTCTGATTGTTGATAATTTGCGTGTTCATCATGTGAAACTTGTCCAGGAATGGCTAGATGAGCAC
Protein-coding sequences here:
- a CDS encoding IS630 family transposase, translating into MGKRDFRKLTSEAQLEIKKAAIKMVKAGQSQEYVANFFEINRKTLYTWLKQFEEKGPQGLKYLTRGRRYGEQRILTVDQEKQIQRMITDKCPEQLKLPFALWTRKAVQELIESQFEILLPIRTIGEYLKRWGFTPQKPLRRAYEQKPQAVKQWLDKEYPAIKKRAKAEKAEIYWGDETGLSSEDNRGRGYSPVEKTPVRYTTGAQFSTSMISAIANQGQLRFMIYKGGLNIDIFLSFLKRLIKDAHKKVFLIVDNLRVHHVKLVQEWLDEHKNEIELFFLPAYTPERIPDEYLNQDVKTSTSNKRAPCDQKELSTNLLNYMKSLQKIKSKVRYFFNHKLVSYAA